The Xenopus tropicalis strain Nigerian chromosome 1, UCB_Xtro_10.0, whole genome shotgun sequence DNA segment CCCAGCTAAAAGCACCTGGGAAGAACAGTGACACAACATAACTGATCTCAAGAAATTACTTGATGACATAGGCATGGTGTGCATTGGTGGAATTAGACACCCACCGGCCCAAAGCAAAATTTGTACCATGCTTCCTTGCACCCTCTGCCCCACCCTctgtcccctcccccccagtaaACAGTGATAGAGGCACAGAAGACTATTTTTATCTAGGATATAAGCAGGCCTAACCTGCAAAACTTGAATAAATGGCCCTAATTTTCCAGTGGTAGGCAAACAAAAATGTCAAGCAAGTTACATGGTCTTTCACTAAAATCATGAGTTTTCAGTTTACTAAATATGATGAACTATATATGCTTTCATGTGcccaatatctacagttagcattaatgtttgtatatatagtttatgtatgtgagtgtatagattggcaagttgaacttgatggactctggtcttttttaaaccctatgtaactatgtaatacaggggattttttttacatatgctaTAGCAGTGATGGGCAACAACAATGACAATAATAGAACTGGAGAATATGCCATTGCAAAATGGCCACTGTACTCATATCTCCCAGCTCAAAATTGGCAGGCCATCCATTAATTGATCATGAATATCTCAGCAAGTGAAACTATATAGTTGTTTCTGCTGTTTGAACTTAGTCAAAAGTCTGTAACACTGCTTGTAAGTGATGTGTCAAATTGCTCTTAGCATGCACTGCTCAGTAACGCGTCCTTATGAAAGTTTTACTTACATACAGTCAGCTGCCCCTCAGACAGGTGTTCTGGTTTTAAAAGTGGTTTTAATTGTGAATTGTAGTCTGCAGTGCATAGCTTTGTATTAATTATGTTAACTGTTTTGTCATGTAAACTGTTTTGACATGTCAACAAGGGTTACTTTAAATTCATATTTCAGTGGTGATTAGCTCAGCAGTGACTGTGAAGTTTTATCCTTTGGCCCACACTGTCACTTATTATAACAAAGCCAGTCCATCAAAACCACGAGTTCAGTACTGGAgtggaaagggttaaaatgtgTTCAAAAAAAAGATTACAACGACCTTCAAACCAGCCAGCTTTTCTTTTGAttaaaacttaaaggtgaagaGTCTTTTcggaaataaaaatattgcaagtAAATAAGCCTACCCGAATCTCTTGGAGGTTGTGAAAGTTGTTTCCCACTCTGACCGATATTTTACTAGGAGTATAGCTCTCGTCTGATTTGTAATCAGCATAAATGCACAAAGCCTTAACAGTTGTCTTCCTTCTACAAGAGAAATAGAAAATATCATTATGACACCCAGTATTAAAAGTCTTTCCCCAGGGTCTGACCAGCTAAAATGGACACAGGATACTGGAGAGTTCTATCTGTCATTGATGTTAGGCTAGAGGTTGCGTGATCTTGTAGCAGGCAGAGTACGAGAGTAAACAGTACTCCAGCCTGCCAGAGGAACACATTACCCCAGCCTAGGGTGAATGACAGATGATTGAAACATTGACCAGCTAAACTGTACAAGACACAATCACTGgctctttgtatttatctgtaattAGATCATATCACTGATAGGAACGTGGCTATAATATTGAACTGAATGCCTATCTTATTATTAACAAAGCAACGGTAATGCATGTATGCAAACCTGTATCTTTTTTAAATTCCCTATAGCACAACAAAAATCAACAATATAAATACATGTCACCCTACCGGGGACTGTTGTGCCTAGTTCCAAAAGCTAAACCCTATTTCTTTTTgctaaatataccccttattcagaaacttTATCCTTTTTATACTACTTTATTCTCCTTCAAAATATGCAGAGAAGTTAATCAATCTTCCTATGCCTTAGGAAATTAATTTAAGGGTTACCTTAGAAACATAGGCACAATTTGTTCTGGTTGTGTCACCCATACAAACCAATGAATAGCTAGCAATAGTTTGTGCACCCAACCAGTATATGAATTTGTGTGTGTTTACAGAACGTTTATGCCCTTTTTCCTTTGTGGTTAGTTATAGAAATGAGTAGGATGTAACCACTGATACTATATAAAAGGTACTGGATAGATTATTGGAAAAACCTAATATAAAGAAATTCTGATTcaaaattttttttccatttttggctCTTTGGACTTAATACATGGTGGTCCACACTGTGGAAAGATCTCTTTTTCTGGAATCTACGGTGTCCAAAGTTGTGATAACAGAGCCTGTGACTTGTATAACAACCATATATTATGCATTTACCGAAACTGTATGTTGACTAAATGAGGCTGCGATCCATCTGACTGCCAGTAGGTTTCTAAATTGTCATCTCTTAATTGGTCAACTCCAAACCcttgaaaaaaagaaaggaatagGAATTAAAGAAAAATGGATATAGGAAATAGACTCTTTCACAATTAATATTAATGATACCTTACAAGCTACTCTTCTGCTGTGGGTGCCTCCAAGTAATACCTAGTTGAtggccttcattttttgtttctttattctgTGTTTCTGACAAAGACCCCTATTTTGAGGTAAAAAAATACTGGGAGCATGTTGCATGTTTTGATGCTATCTTAGGCCAATATAATTTTTCTCTCATTATTTGCACTATGATGTGTGTTTTTCTGTAATCCCACCACCATATTCTGAGTTATCATAGTTATGATCAAAACTTGGTATAAGATTCCCTGTCAAATTACTCTGTCTAGATTCCTAGAAGCTTGAGTGTagacaattacatttttcattcatttatttcttCAGTTATTACTTTATAACTGAAAAGTAGTTGTTCTTAGTCTTAGGCCACCACTAACTGACTGGACACTGGTTAGGTGCATACTGAATTTGGTTAGTGATCATTTATTGGTCATTGATTATCATCACAGAGGTGCACTACCTTGAAATATGTAAAGAGAAATAAGCTTCAGGTATGGGTCTGCTGAccaattaaaataaacaaaataagcaCAGTAAAGGTACCTGGTTTACAGGACGATAAAGACCAAACAGCTTGTGAGCCTATTTCTCGAACAGTGCCAGTCCTTTTTAGCTGGTTGGGATCAGCACCAGGGGGAGTTTTGTTAGGTGTTGTCATTTCCTGTAAGAAAAAATAAGAGTGAAAAGGGTAGGAGTAGAAGGAAACATTTTTACCACAACTCTGTATAGTGACATAGAATGTATAACTATTTATCTAGGTAACTGTGCACTGGTTCTAAAGTTTTTAAATCTATCTGAATACAAAATTCATTCATTCAACACTGCAGTAATTATGAACTAAAATTTGCATATCTGAATTTGAGAATAATCCATATAGCTGCATTACCTGCAACTATCACCTTACATTGTTTATAGCTTTATAGTCAcatgatattaaaggagaaggaaaggtaaaaactaagtaagctttagtcgatcaggttagaaaattttggtcagataacgataaaatctgtgcatgtattgtgtatctgattaTATCCTTGGGggaacctacaatgcatttccaggaagtcgcTTTTGTACGACtggtgccaactatttcatgttcagaatgaTTTCTTGTTTTTAGggctttattctacaatttcagtttgaatggtagtttcagattgttgcattaaatTGTATGATCAATATCCGAACAGCAGTAGCAAAATTGCATTGTATAAGCCTGTTTAATTAAAAGGGtagaaaaagaatttaaaaaaaaatcacatgcatACACATACAGTGAGAAGGACATTGGTACGTTAATAGTTATAATATAAAAATCCCACACCTGGTTCTTTTTGGAAAAAGGCAGTCAGATGTAGCTTTGAGTTGTTGAACCtgagaaagaaaaaataataacatttctaTTTAAATGGATGTTTAATCTATTAGAGATTTATTTgcctaactcagtgctgtccaacttctgtggtaccgagggccggaatttttccggcctacgtgTTGGAGGGCcggtaatggaagccagttttgaccactccccctttttaaaccacacccacttgaaaccacaaccatgttatcacatgaccatactcaatggtacagcaaaagcctgccatactctgcctgccctaccctgcctgtgtgtgccaaactctgcctgccctaccctgcctgtgtgtgccaaactctgcctgccctaccctgcctgtgtgtgccatactcagcctgccctaccttgcctgtgtgtgccatactctgcctgccctaccctgcctgtgtgtgccaaactctgcctgccctaccctgcctgtgtgtgccaaactctgccttccctaccctgcctgtgtgtgtcatactctgccttccctaccctgcctgtgtgtgccatactcttcctgccctatgatgcctgtgtgtgccatactcagcctgccctaccttgcctgtgtgtgccatactctgcctgccctaccctgcctgtgtgtgccatactctgccttccctaccttgcctgtgtgtgccatactctgcctgtcctatgctgcctgtgtgtgccatactctgccctccctaccttgcctgtgtgtgccatactctgcctgtcctatgctgcctgtgcatgccatactctgccctaccctgcccagtgatggcacacacaggcagcctacagtgacacaatgctggcactgctcctacagtctgcacaataactatatattaaaaaaaactttttaattgctgtaccacctcagtatatgttctttttgtagtgtgcagggtttatttgtgggtttctactgctctgaggtgtgaataggtgaacaatttgggtgattacagcctgagcctgaggtgtgaacactgcaaggggtaaacaatgcagagattaaaaggtgtgaacaccacaggggattacatttttaaacaatacagggggattacagcctgatcTGAGGTGTGAAACATGCAGGGgtggcagttaatcacagtactgataccatttaaagcttacacaagagtaagccatcaaagcagccagacaggtggggggccacacagaggggggttgcgggccgccagttggacagcactggcctaactAATGGAGTAAATTTTAAGTAATGTTGGTAGAACTCTGTGTGTTATCATTTTGTGTAGCTATATCAGTGCTGCACCTAATTTAGAATTGTCTTCTTTGGGACAACTATGCagtaaagggaaaagaaaaaacaaatgtataaatgcatcccaaaaaagcaaaataaaacaaacaacaaatgAACAGTTCTTGAGTCAAGTGGGTGAATACTTATTAAAGCTTAAGTAAATAACAGATAGCCCCTAGGATGCGAATACAGTACAgtttcaattttgtttttttcaggggactagaaaaaaaatatgtaaaaaaaatgtaaaattaggaaAATGTGTTTAAGCAATGTAATCTTCAAAGTACTCAAAGGCTATAAGCACAGGAGTTAGTTTTACTTAGAAATGaaatatttactgtgttaataaCAAGGGTTAAGCAGTTCAGCATTAATGTTAAACTATGGGGGGGATTATGGGCAAGAATACTCAGATGCACAACCTAAAGCAAGAAGTGATTTGTGTATGACTGTATGAGGTGCAGACTAAGTGGA contains these protein-coding regions:
- the anapc10 gene encoding anaphase-promoting complex subunit 10 isoform X1, encoding MTTPNKTPPGADPNQLKRTGTVREIGSQAVWSLSSCKPGFGVDQLRDDNLETYWQSDGSQPHLVNIQFRRKTTVKALCIYADYKSDESYTPSKISVRVGNNFHNLQEIRQLELVEPSGWIHVPLTDAHKKPIRTFMIQIAVLANHQNGRDTHMRQIKVFTPVEESSIGRFPRCTTIDFMMHRFIR